The following nucleotide sequence is from Actinoplanes lobatus.
CGCCGGTGCGGGCGGTCGCCGCGCCGTCGCGCCAGAACCGGCGGCCGGTCCGGTCGTCGATCGCCCTCGACGCCCGGGTCAGCGCACGGGTCAGCGCGGCGTCATCGGCGGTATCCGACAGCGGAATCTTGCGGGCCGCTTTCAGCTCGGTGAGGGTGGCGTACTCGTTGGCCACGTCAGCCCCCCAGGTCCTGGGCCTCGAACGTCTCCTCGTCGAGGTAGATGAAGCCCTTCTCGTGGGTCGTCTTCACCGCGGTGTCGACGTGCACCGGCAGGTCGACGGCCTGCAGCCGGATGCAGAACGACAGGTCCTCGGAGAACGTCCGCGGCCTGCCCTTGAGTCCGGTCGGGTGGACGATCGGCTCGAACCAGGCGTCCCCGTGCCGGGCGCGGACCGCCTCGAGGGCGCTGCGGTGGATGAGCAGGCAGGCCGCGCCGGTGCCGGCGACCGGCATCACCTGGTCGCGCGGGTAGTCGACGATCGGCCGGAATCCGACCTCATCGTCGGCTTGGATGAACTCGTAGACGGTCGGCTGGATCAGGAACCGCTCGGCGTACATGGTGCGGCCCTCGGCCGGCTTGCGGCGCAGCGCGGCGAAGCACAGCCCGCCCATCACCGGGCGGAGCCCCGGATCCGCGGACTTGACGAGCCGGTCGACGGTGTCGGGTGCGAACCCCATGTCGGAGTCGACGAACCACAGCCATTCGCCGTCGGTGTTGTCGAGGAAGTCGCGGGCCACCTTGTTGCGGTTGACGGCGATGCCGCCGGCTCCGGTGACGGCGCGCAGCTCTGTGCCGCCGGGGCGGATGATGCGCTGCGACGAGGCGGCGTCGTACAGGCACAGGTCGCGGTAGGACAGGCCGAAGCACGCCGACCAGCTGCCGGGGTCGAGGTAGCCGACGACGACGGATCCTTCGACGGTCTCAGCCACGGCGGCCGCGCTGCTCGCCGGGCCGGCGGGTGGCGGTCTCGACCGCGGCCTGGTCGGCGGTGTCGGCGTCGGCGACGAACA
It contains:
- a CDS encoding glycosyltransferase family A protein; protein product: MAETVEGSVVVGYLDPGSWSACFGLSYRDLCLYDAASSQRIIRPGGTELRAVTGAGGIAVNRNKVARDFLDNTDGEWLWFVDSDMGFAPDTVDRLVKSADPGLRPVMGGLCFAALRRKPAEGRTMYAERFLIQPTVYEFIQADDEVGFRPIVDYPRDQVMPVAGTGAACLLIHRSALEAVRARHGDAWFEPIVHPTGLKGRPRTFSEDLSFCIRLQAVDLPVHVDTAVKTTHEKGFIYLDEETFEAQDLGG